From the genome of Thermococcus stetteri, one region includes:
- a CDS encoding IS1/IS1595 family N-terminal zinc-binding domain-containing protein, with amino-acid sequence MTGVITNDVIARRLFLPDPEECYRTIRQIRWPNGVTCPYCGSKNIQKNGHTPKGAQKYHCKNCRKHFNDLTGTIFDHHKFPINEMT; translated from the coding sequence ATGACGGGGGTAATCACAAACGATGTTATCGCCAGAAGATTATTCCTACCAGACCCAGAAGAATGCTACAGGACAATCAGACAAATTCGCTGGCCAAACGGAGTAACCTGCCCATACTGCGGCAGTAAAAACATTCAGAAGAACGGACACACGCCGAAAGGAGCTCAAAAATACCACTGCAAAAACTGCAGAAAACACTTCAACGACTTAACAGGCACAATATTCGACCACCACAAATTCCCAATCAACGAAATGACTTAA
- a CDS encoding DUF4352 domain-containing protein: protein MSKRPLSLALVWMIFLGIVLSAGCIGGGGSTTTITKTKPTTITHTTFTESPAPSSYAEGEVGKPVRASFKDYRGTKTVEVTVIDYIRGKQANQMIADANEFNDKPKPGNEYLLVKVRVKYIKGSGELSVGPSYFKAFANGAGRDYSWVVMPDSTPELELVDLIQGGEAEGWIAFEVPQSTEVCLRYYYNIFEDPIISIKIP, encoded by the coding sequence ATGTCAAAGAGACCTTTAAGTCTGGCTTTAGTTTGGATGATCTTTTTAGGGATAGTCCTGAGTGCTGGGTGTATTGGTGGGGGAGGATCTACAACCACTATTACTAAAACAAAACCGACCACTATAACACATACAACATTCACTGAAAGTCCAGCTCCCTCAAGCTATGCAGAAGGTGAAGTAGGGAAACCTGTTCGAGCAAGCTTCAAAGATTACAGGGGAACAAAAACAGTTGAGGTCACCGTTATAGACTACATTCGTGGGAAACAGGCTAATCAAATGATAGCTGATGCAAATGAGTTTAACGATAAACCTAAACCTGGAAACGAATATCTCTTGGTAAAAGTTAGGGTGAAATACATTAAGGGGTCAGGGGAATTATCTGTAGGTCCAAGTTACTTCAAAGCTTTTGCAAATGGTGCTGGAAGAGACTACTCATGGGTGGTAATGCCAGACAGTACCCCTGAACTTGAGTTGGTTGATTTAATTCAGGGAGGAGAGGCTGAGGGGTGGATTGCATTTGAGGTGCCGCAGAGTACAGAGGTGTGCCTAA